The following are from one region of the Gloeomargarita lithophora Alchichica-D10 genome:
- a CDS encoding tyrosine-type recombinase/integrase: MGELWDNYTEFRRKSLSPNTLNKDYGAVAVAAKRCPYGLDDPVGVRDWLGGNYPPITAKRLLVQLNACGKWAVGSKVLESNPFAGMAGSITIPKGEKLVDKIDTFTPDERDAIIAGFEQSPYYRHYAPLVRFLFLTGCRSGEALGLEWSHITEGLITFRQTSVNGKSNQLKAGLKTQSSRAFPVNRQLQELLDSIPRVNKLVFPSPTGRLIDWGGFHRRAWTKVLGLVGIRYRNPYQTRHTFITQALQKLSVQDVAKLVGNSPQMIYAHYAGASREMVVPEF, encoded by the coding sequence TTGGGAGAACTCTGGGACAACTACACGGAATTTAGAAGGAAGTCCCTCAGCCCTAACACTCTCAATAAGGACTATGGGGCGGTGGCGGTGGCGGCGAAACGATGCCCCTATGGTTTGGATGACCCGGTGGGGGTACGGGATTGGCTGGGGGGGAATTATCCCCCCATCACCGCTAAACGGCTATTGGTGCAATTAAACGCTTGTGGTAAATGGGCGGTGGGTTCCAAAGTGTTGGAATCTAACCCGTTTGCAGGGATGGCCGGAAGTATCACCATTCCCAAGGGTGAAAAATTGGTGGATAAGATTGACACCTTCACCCCTGATGAACGTGACGCTATCATTGCGGGTTTTGAACAGTCCCCCTACTACCGGCACTATGCCCCGCTGGTGAGATTCCTATTCCTTACCGGTTGCCGTTCGGGGGAAGCCTTGGGGTTGGAGTGGTCGCACATAACGGAGGGGTTAATTACGTTTCGACAAACTTCAGTCAATGGTAAATCCAATCAGCTTAAAGCAGGATTGAAAACTCAATCAAGTCGTGCTTTCCCTGTAAACCGGCAATTGCAGGAACTCTTAGACAGCATCCCTAGGGTGAATAAACTGGTGTTCCCCAGTCCTACGGGGCGGTTGATTGATTGGGGGGGATTCCACCGTAGGGCATGGACAAAAGTATTGGGTTTGGTGGGAATCCGTTATCGCAATCCCTATCAAACCCGTCACACTTTCATCACTCAAGCATTACAGAAATTGTCAGTACAGGATGTGGCAAAGCTGGTGGGAAACAGTCCCCAAATGATTTATGCCCATTACGCCGGGGCAAGTCGGGAAATGGTGGTGCCGGAATTTTAA
- a CDS encoding Arm DNA-binding domain-containing protein — translation MKAPAGTVKAFNNNGRITLRWTYQGKRYALSVGLKFMPNNLKAVAGTIAQIERDISYWDFERNWLLNGLRPRHSNCFTSISIFS, via the coding sequence ATGAAAGCACCAGCGGGAACGGTTAAGGCTTTTAACAACAATGGCAGGATTACCTTGCGTTGGACGTACCAGGGGAAAAGGTACGCCCTGAGCGTTGGCTTAAAGTTTATGCCAAATAACTTAAAGGCGGTGGCGGGTACGATTGCCCAGATTGAAAGGGACATCAGTTATTGGGACTTTGAGAGAAACTGGCTCCTAAACGGCCTCAGACCTAGACACAGCAATTGTTTTACCTCGATCAGCATATTTTCTTGA
- the groL gene encoding chaperonin GroEL (60 kDa chaperone family; promotes refolding of misfolded polypeptides especially under stressful conditions; forms two stacked rings of heptamers to form a barrel-shaped 14mer; ends can be capped by GroES; misfolded proteins enter the barrel where they are refolded when GroES binds) — protein sequence MVKLISFDEASRKSLERGVNILADVVRVTLGPKGRNVILEKKFGAPEIVNDGATIAKEIELSNPMENTGAQLLKEVAEKTGDVAGDGTTTACLLAQAMILEGLKNVTAGANPINLRRGMERAVQYLVQKIGEISQPVSGAMITQVATVSAGNDPEIGEMIGQAMAKVGNDGVITVEESKSLVTELEVVEGMELDRGYLSPYLVTDQERMVTEYEYARLLITDKKISSVADLVPILEKVSRAGQPLLIIAEDVDGEALATLVVNKMRGVLNVCAIKAPSFGDRRKAMLEDIAILTNGQLISEDIGLKLDQVQLEMLGSARQVTVSKDTTVIVAGQDTQNHVQMRVAQIRQQLAETDSDYDKEKLQERIAKLAGGVAVIKVGAATETELKDKKLRIEDALHATRAAVEEGIIPGGGVTLVHLAKQLPALAQSLTDPELQTGVDIVTRALHYPLQQIATNSGVAGAIVVEKVRQLDLPMGYNALTDTYEDMIAAGIIDPAKVTRTALENAASVAGMFLTTEALVVEKPEPKSAPTPGAGGMGGMPGMGGMGGMPGMGGMGMM from the coding sequence ATGGTCAAGCTAATCAGTTTCGATGAAGCGTCCCGGAAATCCCTGGAGCGGGGGGTGAATATCCTGGCCGATGTGGTGCGGGTCACCCTGGGTCCCAAGGGTCGCAATGTGATTCTGGAGAAAAAGTTTGGTGCCCCGGAGATTGTCAATGACGGTGCCACCATTGCCAAGGAAATCGAACTCAGCAACCCGATGGAAAACACCGGGGCGCAACTGCTCAAGGAAGTGGCGGAAAAAACCGGGGATGTGGCGGGCGATGGCACCACCACCGCCTGTTTACTCGCCCAGGCGATGATCCTAGAGGGTTTGAAAAACGTAACTGCCGGTGCCAACCCCATCAACCTGCGCCGGGGCATGGAGCGAGCCGTGCAGTACCTGGTACAAAAAATTGGCGAAATCAGCCAACCCGTATCCGGTGCCATGATTACCCAGGTGGCGACCGTATCGGCGGGCAACGACCCGGAAATAGGCGAGATGATCGGCCAAGCCATGGCTAAGGTTGGTAATGACGGTGTGATTACCGTAGAAGAATCCAAATCCCTCGTCACGGAACTGGAAGTCGTAGAAGGCATGGAATTGGATCGGGGTTACCTTTCTCCCTATTTGGTTACCGACCAGGAGCGCATGGTGACCGAATATGAATACGCCCGCCTGTTGATCACCGATAAAAAAATTAGCAGTGTGGCCGACCTGGTGCCCATCCTGGAAAAGGTCAGTCGGGCGGGACAACCTTTGCTGATCATTGCCGAAGACGTTGACGGGGAAGCCCTCGCCACCCTAGTGGTAAACAAAATGCGGGGCGTATTAAATGTTTGTGCCATCAAAGCCCCCTCCTTCGGTGACCGGCGCAAGGCCATGCTGGAAGACATTGCCATTCTCACCAACGGCCAGCTGATCTCCGAAGATATTGGTCTCAAACTCGACCAAGTGCAGTTGGAAATGCTGGGCAGTGCCCGCCAGGTGACAGTTAGTAAAGACACAACCGTAATCGTCGCCGGCCAAGACACCCAAAACCACGTGCAAATGCGAGTCGCCCAAATTCGCCAACAACTAGCCGAAACCGACTCGGATTATGATAAAGAAAAACTCCAAGAACGCATCGCCAAACTGGCCGGTGGGGTAGCCGTCATCAAAGTCGGAGCGGCCACCGAAACCGAACTCAAGGACAAAAAACTCCGCATTGAAGATGCCCTCCATGCCACCCGTGCCGCTGTGGAAGAAGGCATTATCCCCGGCGGTGGGGTGACCCTGGTGCATCTGGCGAAACAACTCCCCGCCCTCGCCCAATCCCTGACCGACCCAGAACTGCAAACCGGTGTGGATATTGTCACCCGTGCCCTCCATTACCCCCTGCAACAAATTGCCACCAATAGTGGCGTAGCCGGAGCCATTGTGGTCGAAAAAGTCCGCCAATTGGACTTGCCCATGGGCTACAACGCCCTGACGGACACCTACGAAGATATGATTGCCGCCGGGATCATTGACCCCGCCAAGGTCACCCGCACCGCCCTAGAAAACGCCGCTTCCGTGGCCGGGATGTTCCTGACAACCGAAGCCCTGGTTGTAGAGAAACCGGAACCCAAATCGGCTCCAACCCCTGGTGCTGGTGGCATGGGCGGTATGCCCGGCATGGGAGGTATGGGCGGTATGCCCGGCATGGGTGGCATGGGCATGATGTAG
- the map gene encoding type I methionyl aminopeptidase, which yields MNMFGSLSIPMRRPAPEPARPQQRPITIKSAREIEIMRVASRIVATVLREISEQVKPGMTTLDLDRYAEQRIRELGATPSFKGYHGFPASICASVNQEVVHGIPNGKKVLKAGDVLKVDTGAYYQGFHGDSCITIAVQQASPEAQRLMQCAEAALYKGIEQVRAGNTLLDIAGAIEDQVRAQGFRVVEDFTGHGVGRYLHEEPSVFNYRTSQLPNVKLRAGMTLAIEPIVNQGSGKTKILRDRWTAVTVDNKLSAQYEHTVLVTAAGYEIFTDRNF from the coding sequence ATGAATATGTTTGGCTCGTTGAGTATCCCCATGCGCCGTCCCGCCCCCGAACCCGCCCGTCCCCAGCAACGCCCAATTACCATCAAATCAGCCCGGGAAATTGAAATTATGCGGGTGGCTTCCCGGATTGTGGCAACGGTTTTGCGGGAAATTAGCGAACAGGTCAAACCGGGGATGACTACCTTAGATTTAGACCGTTATGCGGAACAACGGATTCGGGAGTTGGGGGCAACCCCCAGTTTCAAGGGGTATCATGGCTTTCCCGCCTCCATTTGCGCCAGTGTCAACCAGGAAGTGGTGCATGGGATTCCCAATGGTAAAAAAGTGCTGAAGGCCGGGGATGTCCTAAAGGTGGATACCGGAGCCTATTATCAAGGATTTCATGGGGACTCTTGTATAACAATAGCAGTACAACAGGCCAGCCCAGAAGCCCAACGTTTGATGCAGTGCGCCGAAGCGGCATTATACAAGGGTATCGAGCAAGTGAGGGCGGGGAATACCCTGCTGGACATTGCCGGGGCGATTGAAGACCAGGTGCGGGCGCAGGGGTTTCGGGTGGTGGAGGATTTTACCGGGCATGGGGTGGGGCGGTACCTGCATGAAGAGCCTTCGGTGTTTAACTATCGCACCAGCCAGTTACCGAATGTGAAATTGCGGGCGGGCATGACCCTGGCGATTGAACCGATTGTGAATCAGGGTTCCGGGAAAACCAAAATTCTGCGGGACCGGTGGACGGCAGTGACGGTGGATAATAAGTTATCCGCCCAGTACGAACATACGGTGTTGGTGACGGCCGCGGGCTATGAAATTTTCACGGATCGCAATTTTTAA
- a CDS encoding Uma2 family endonuclease gives MIMQAEEKKFFTLDEYLELEVNSNTRHEYIDGEIIPMTGGTPEHNEIASILNALLRVSLKGRPYSIFVADQRLWIPDRKLYTYPDVMAVPRPLERQQGRTDTITNPVMIAEVLSKSTKSYDRDEKFSAYRTIPTLREYLLIDQYTPHVEQYSKTDSHKWIFTESNDLESSISFSSIPFEIRLADLYESVEFEL, from the coding sequence ATGATCATGCAAGCCGAAGAGAAAAAGTTTTTTACACTCGATGAGTACCTTGAGCTTGAAGTGAACTCAAATACTCGGCATGAATACATTGATGGAGAAATCATTCCCATGACTGGTGGAACCCCAGAACACAACGAAATTGCTAGCATTCTTAACGCTCTGTTAAGGGTCAGCCTGAAAGGAAGACCGTACAGTATTTTTGTTGCAGATCAACGGCTTTGGATTCCTGATCGTAAGCTTTACACCTACCCAGATGTCATGGCTGTACCCCGACCCCTCGAACGGCAGCAAGGGCGAACTGATACCATTACCAACCCCGTGATGATCGCCGAAGTTCTGTCAAAATCAACCAAAAGCTACGATAGAGATGAAAAGTTTTCAGCTTACCGCACCATTCCAACATTGCGAGAATATCTACTGATCGACCAATATACTCCTCATGTCGAGCAATACTCCAAAACCGACTCTCACAAATGGATTTTTACTGAATCTAATGATCTGGAGTCCTCTATTTCATTCTCATCAATTCCCTTTGAAATCCGTCTGGCTGATCTCTATGAAAGCGTGGAGTTTGAATTGTAA